The DNA segment ATTAAGCCAAAGTATTTAGTATTTAACCGTTTGTACACACGTAACAAATATCTTCAGACCCATTTTATTTGGGCCAGATGATAAAACTACCTTTAGCCGATTTGCTGTCCACCGGCGGCCAGTTGGTGTAAAATATTGTGAATTTCTAGCAGGATTAGCAACGCGCGTGCGTGAACAAATTGTGCGCATGCGCAATCAAGATTAACCGAAATTACGGAGCCGACTCCGCGTGCTGGGAATCGATTTCTACGTAATACGTTTCACGATGGCGGATATGAGCTGAATCGAGATCATCCAGTGGAACCGGTTCCAGAAGCTTCAAAGTCGACAATCTACATTGATTAAATCGATTACAAATGTGAAACTGTTCTCGATGAcgtattaaattaattaaataatcaacATCAGCGTAAAGTATCAGCTCATCGATTCCCGACCATGTTTTTGATTGAGTGCCATTTAATTGAGTCCAAAGATTCAGAGAGTCGATTCGTTTTTAGAGCATGTCGCTGTAAACTAGATATGCAGTATATCTCCCATCTGTCTGTTCAACTCACATTTtaaaaacgtgtgtgtatatatacataaccattaatctgatatatatatatatatatatatatatatatatatatatatatatatatatatatatatatatatattagtgatTTATTCTTATACAAGGCTGTTTAATTTACATACCCATAGTAAAATAGTCTTGTTTACTGTTTTGATTGTTCACATGGTGATAGATTTAACTGTACTGCTTGACTTATTTTGCTGATTTTGGACAAGTCAAGTgggttttattgtcattttaaccatatatatgtAACACAGTGAGATGAGAGGACCAAGATcatggagctacatagaacaaagacatagctaaggacttaagttagtcctagacacttaaagtgcatctgtgcaaacagtgcaggacaaaagacataTGACATCTGCTAAATcgcataaattattattattaataataataataataatagcatgcAGGTTGTTGACAGTGATTTAAACACGTAAACGTAACcgagtttaatttatttgccATTTGAAACAGCAGCAATGGCGGACAGGATTTTAAGCACGTGCTCAACGTCCTATTTTAGAGCACGTGGTAAattctgtttttacttttgcCCAAGTCCCTCACACGTCACATGATCCCGGTCACGTATTCATGGTTGCCAGATTTCACCGCGTGTTTTCAGCCTaatatatcagaatcagaatcagaaccctATAGGGATTTGTTGCAGTATGTTTGGGATACACGGAACTTGTTTCCAGAACATAGAGACAAGGTGAgattactaaataaatacacatgtgtaaaaaaaataaataatagaaaaacatatatgtaaaaaaataataataaattctatgTACAGATGTGCTGTAGATGGTAGAATGGAATGGAATGAGATGCAGGATGTACTAGGATGGAGGTGGTAACAATTGGATGTATTGTTATTATGTCGCTTTATAGAAACCAACATTCTgttttaagcttagacaaaaatttatcaagagtaactcctcctagagctttcgagccacatgcaccaaattcgggtatgttgtagaccctggtctgaagtttgatgctattacttttctaagcgatccgagtaccgatGCTTcgggtaccgggtctcaaaatgtgtgaaaatatgcaaaatcaaaaaacttttttataacATGGagatgtgacatatcaaaacactcagaacaatgaggggaacttcctcacgcgtattctgatgacgtcacgtgacgtcatgtgaaaatcaaaaattagcacaacatggacacaagtgacttatcaaaacactcacccaatgaggggaacttcctcaggagtatttggatgatgtcacatgcttgtctccacttgcctccaaatattttggcaccctagctttctgtccacttgcttCCAATAACCACTTACCCTTATATCTCTTGCCTTATATctcttgcctccaaaaagcaccatcctttgcgaatacttgcatcatcAAAGCCAAAATCAAAGTTTGTCtcaacgaactttacaaatctagttgcaCATTATTATTGCGTAATGTAGGAACATTTACCTGATCATCAGGTGTTTGGCACTTTGTAATCTGAACAGATTGATCAAAGTAAAACAGATGAGACTAAAGTAgtaaagcgctgctgcatcactgtcttCAGATAAGGATGAACGTACATGAAACGAATTAAACGgaaaaagtttaaatataaCTTTTTCAGTTTCAAATTAAGTTTAAACTAAAGCGTAAATATACCAATAATGCATCCAtaaagaagtttaaaagaagtTAATATGTCATTTCattcaatatttatatatatgtttttagtGAGGAAATCCCCCAATTTGGCAACCCTGTTCAGCAGTACTTTCTGTTGGTGTTAAATAtcgacacacacgcacacacacacaccctccctgCACTCAGTACTGTAGTTCCTGCTTGTGGACAAATACATCTGCTCTTGTAACCTGTGTGCTTCTTCCACAATGTACTTTTAGACAGCAGAGTCAGTTTGTTAGTTCAGCTGTGAAAGAGAAAaactaaacaagaaaagaaaagttaagTGAGGaagtctgcttttttttttatttgcttcttcATCTGAGCTTTTATACTTCTAACCCTAGAATGTCAGCTAACACACAGAAGACCAGAAGCTGTCCCATTCCAACCCGTGTGATCCAGTTAAAGGACTGGTCTCAGCTCCCAGACTGTTACAGCCAGACGCCTGGAGGAACCTTGTTCTCCACCACTCCAGGAGGTAAGCACATGCTTCTTCCCAAAAAAGGGACACAGAATGTTGAGGGATTGCAGTGTGCATGGTGTAAATAATCTATACACATACAGTCTACATGCTGTCTCCACTGACCAACATTGTTTAAACTTATCAACAAGTTTAAAATCACTTTATAAAATActcaaaatctaaaatctatCTAGACGTCTGAACAACATCTGAATCATCTTTATAACATGCTGGCAAGAtagtttatttctgtttgtggtCATCAGTAGTCATACCAGTGATCCAGCTCTACACCAACCACAACCACAAATGGTGGCCATTGGGCACAGCAGCTCTGCTATgtttgcaacaaaaaaaacatttaacatgacATTCAATCATAGTCCTAGCGAAGTTATACATCCTAGATTAACTAATCGGACGAGGGTTGGTTCCTTATCAGACCAAACAGCTTGTTCATTACATAACAAAATATGTTATCTATTCATAGCTTGTTTGTTCTAGAGATAACACACTCCTGAGctgtcacaaaaacaaaacacactggaCGAGCTCTCATTGTTCCTCTTTTTAGAAGAAGGTCTTTGTTAAATGGCCATTCCAGCAGCCTGTGCCAAGTAGGAGGGATTTTTCTTGGAAAGCAACCCTTCCCTACTTCCACAGCTGTTGCATTTCAGGAATAACCCAGAACTTTCTGTCCCAGCCAAAAATGTCTGCGCCTGGGGACGTTACAGTGGGCCGCGCACGGCAAGGTCTTACTCGCTGAAAAGTTTagattttaattgaaattatAATTTGTGTCTAAAAATCATTCCATGCAGAGACAAAAGTGAGTTTTGTGAAATgtgaggattaaaaaaaatctatagctGTTGAGTATTGCACTTTATGATGGTGTACTGATAAGAACGATGAGGCACAAAGTTTGGtgcatgcatacatgcatacatcCTTAAAGCACATAGAAAACTACAAACGCTCTACCGTGTTTGCCCCAAATACTAAACCAACAAACcgcaaaataaatcaataaacctTTAGTTCTGTTCCCTGACCATTACTTCGGTACTTTGTTTGGACAAAGTTTGTTCAGGCTCTTGACTTGTTCAGTAGCTTCTTCTACATATACGCTTTGTGAAGGAACAAAGGAATAAAAGGGAAATACGACACTTTTAGCTCTGTGAGTCTACAGATTGAGCTGGAAAGAAATCAGCCACAGCctgcctttgttttgtttttttcctcagtaaTGGAGCTGTTACAGTGGTAGAGAAAATATCTGATGTGGATGCAAAAAATTACACAGACGAATACTTGCATGCTTTCATTTTTTAGCATGTGTTTATGCCAGTTTTCGGTTATTTACAAGCGACCTGAGCTGCACTAATGTATTAGAAATAGCATATTTTAAATTGGGTAAATAGAATGGCCAGATAAACAAGATCTATTGAGCAGTTGTGAGACACTGAACTGATATAAAGAAATAGATGCAGCGTTGGGTAGCTACTTCCATCGTCAGTCTCATACTCGCACTTTCTGTTGTCACCCAGAAGAGGAAAAGGACGTGTTCCCTTTTGAGCTTTCTTCCTCGTGTCGTCTcggggagattttccttgccatcGTCGACTCTGGATCGCTCattaaggatatatatatatatatatatatatatatatatatatatatatatatatatatatatatatgctttgaGATGGTGTCCATTAAGTGTTATATAAACGCAGTCGAATCGGATCGACTCCAAATGAAGAAGAGTAGCAGTGCAGATTGTTTATAGCAATGTGTGAGTCTCCATTCCCCCCTCCCTGCTCTTTcacccccttttttttgttaagaacACAGTGCACAAAATAGACAAGGTTGCATAACATGTTTTTCTGCCTCTTGATGTAGAGCATGGATATGGTGCAGCTCTGAGACTAGCACCACCCCTCGTACCGGTCAAACTTCAACCAACAGCAGATCCACTCGCTCTAATTACAACATGCTGGGTGTTATTTATCTATAAAGTCTCTGCTCCGCCTTCTAACTTCTTCTACCATGAAGAAGAAATCAGGGAGTTCTCGGCCTGCCGTGTGCCTCCTTTGTACACATTGAGATGTTGCGTAACTTCCATGTGGCCTGCCTCAAAATGGCTCCCTCCAACTTAAACATGTGCTCAGATTTCCTAGAACTCCAGCACAGATGCCAAGGCTGTAAttgcctggttcctctcattcGGATTCCTACGAGCGCGTCTCTCTTAGCGGGGGAGACAGAAGGCCCACTGTGAGGCAGTTTAGAGGCTTTTAAAGGCTTTTCTCACACTGAGATGTTTTACTCAACATGACAGAGCTATGTTAAACAGGAAAagtgttcatttaaataaatcggTCAACTCGATAAAATAATTTGTGCTGTTTAAACAGTTAAAACTTCTTTATGTTTTGGTATATATTGGTATATTGGCATAAATTTTACCCTGAGGCTAAAagtcgtaaaaaaaaaaaaattaaataaaaaaaaagaagtttcaGACTCATAACATGTGCAGTGAGTCATAGCATGTGCAGTGAGTCATAGCATGTGCAGTGAGTCATAGCATGTGCAGTGAGTCATAGCATGTGCGGTGAGTCATAGCATGTGCGGTGAGTCATAGCATGTGCAGTGAGTCATAGCATGTGCAGTGAGTCAAAACATGTGCAGTGAGTCATAGCATGTGCAGTGAGTCATAAAATGTGCAGTGAGTCAAAACATGTGCAGTGAGTCAAAACATGTGCAGTGAGTCATAAAATGTGCAGTGAGTCATAGCATGTGCCATGAGTTATAACATGTCCTTTGAACTGGGTTGTTTATGATTTAAGTtgattttcatttactttttatcttttaaaatcCCTCCGCTATCACattatatagatttaaaaaaaaaaaattaaataaaaagattttgaaACCCaacacacttttgtttttcacatcaGTTAAATcttttgtctttattcttttaccCTTTAGCACTCAGCTGTTCCGGTGAATCGTTTTCTTCCCTCTAGGTGCGACCTGATTGTGAATATTCATGAATCTTGAATCTTTTCTCTCTGCAGGCACTCGTATCATTTACGACAGAAAGTTCTTGCTCGAGTGCAGGAACTCGCCGATCGCTCGGACCCCACCTGGCTGCCTGCCCCAGATTCCCGGGGTGACCGTTCCTTTGAATCACCCTCTGGGTAAATTAGAGGAACTGAaagaagagctggaggaggaCAAGGATGCTGCAGGTAAAGCAAATCCACTTTATTGTTAAATTGTCAAAGAAATGGCACAAATGAAGCTTTATTCAGTCTAAAGTAAAGGCTCTTTAGATTGTTAAGACCTGTTAATGGGCTGTTATGGAGGGGAAAAATAAACGACAATGACAAGTCTTTCAGTTATTATCCAGATGTTCATCATTTTCCTACAgcagtggattttttttctatgaccCCAGTTTTACACCAAACGATGGCAGTGTTTAATTTATTGATGAACACGTCATgattttaaaccattttaatgttgtgaaatctCCTTGCGGCAAGTTCCGTCACTTGctttatagcagctgtaaagaCTAAACAGCTGTAAAACAACCTTGTTTTGTATTTCTTCCTACTCACATTTCCAACTCTTGACCGATCTCAAGACtcttagtgttttttttttgtttaacatatttaattagatttgttttctctaaaaataaaacaattaccaCGTTAGTATTTTAATCCACAACTTTCCTGAAAGGAAAATAATAGATAACTGAAGACTGAATCCCCCTGATGTTACTATGGTGgtaaaaacaccacaaacatacCCTCTAGGGTGCCAGTAAATGGGGTAAACATGACAACATGCCCTCTAGTGTCCTCCTACATGTGAGCAATTACGAAGTGCCCTAATAGTTAGTCTTTCCAGTGAAGAATACAAGTCTATAGACTCCACTATATGTAAGAAAATGACACGAAGTGCCCTCTGTTCATGTCTGCGTATGTAAATGTCTGTCTGTTATTTCCTGTAGTTGACGACAGCCAGTTCGATATGGACATTTGAGCCTGTGATGTGCCTCCTGTGGAGAACACATTTCTGTTGGGACGCTGCTACATTTCCCCATCGACCAGATCTCACTGGATTAAACTTTTGGTTCCATTTGAAGggtcttatcttatcttaaagtAATATAGAAACAAGggtgtttttcatttgtttacaagTATTCTTCAGGTATTTTATCTTCAGCAGTATACAAAGAAAAGACTGTGGATGGCCGTGCATCCGTTAAATGATTCTTATTGTACATACCgtactttgtattttattattttttttaagggaaGTGATTAGATTTAATTAGAATAGAGAAAGAAGGGGGTAATACATGATGATAAACACACCTACGTGCATATTTCAAAGCTCTCCCTTATATTTGGACGAATGTAATGACAAACATGACAGACTGAACCTGTAATCGACAGAATTCacagtttaaacattttcacTCTGATTTATTTTTCGTTCCTTTGCTCCACATCAGACAGCTTTCATTAAATGGTCATATAAACGTGCATCGATCGAGTCGAGCGGATTTTTCCGTTTCATTCGTCGACACACACGAGTGAAAAATCATGTAAAAGATATGTAATGATTAAATCATTCTTTGCTCTTCAGCATTCCTactgtcttttttccccccacaggaATGACACTATCTTAACAGAACTCCATTTTAATGCCTGTGCATTACTGTAAAGAGTTAATTGTATCCTTCATGCCATCAGTCTTATAGATTTAGTCATCTTTAATTTTTGTAAAGTTTCTGGATGATGTAAATAATACTTTCAACCCCACCCAAGATTTGT comes from the Tachysurus fulvidraco isolate hzauxx_2018 chromosome 17, HZAU_PFXX_2.0, whole genome shotgun sequence genome and includes:
- the eif4ebp3l gene encoding eukaryotic translation initiation factor 4E-binding protein 3-like is translated as MFGIHGTCFQNIETRMSANTQKTRSCPIPTRVIQLKDWSQLPDCYSQTPGGTLFSTTPGGTRIIYDRKFLLECRNSPIARTPPGCLPQIPGVTVPLNHPLGKLEELKEELEEDKDAAVDDSQFDMDI